A genomic segment from Polyangium mundeleinium encodes:
- a CDS encoding immunity protein Imm33 domain-containing protein, whose amino-acid sequence MFGWAAYRLERREGQLLVCEPNFDEDPRQFRPDVTASLRVVARQVGLVKMLGVKPEGCRFDDKIVADRAALRAPAVVLHRTGIAKGGDAGWYMGRAEAKGKPSAEELAGFMSCGLVRLGRERLLDVLALPVGYIARFDGDTLLGIADARNREVYSPKRART is encoded by the coding sequence GTGTTCGGCTGGGCCGCCTACCGGCTCGAACGGCGCGAGGGCCAGCTCCTCGTGTGCGAGCCCAACTTCGACGAGGATCCGCGGCAATTTCGGCCCGACGTGACCGCGTCGCTCCGGGTCGTGGCGCGGCAGGTGGGGCTCGTGAAGATGCTCGGGGTCAAGCCGGAGGGGTGCCGCTTCGACGACAAGATCGTCGCGGACCGGGCGGCCTTGCGCGCCCCGGCGGTGGTTCTGCATCGGACGGGGATCGCGAAGGGCGGGGACGCCGGCTGGTACATGGGCCGCGCGGAGGCCAAGGGAAAACCGTCCGCCGAGGAGCTCGCCGGGTTCATGAGCTGCGGGCTCGTGCGGCTCGGCCGCGAGCGGCTGCTCGACGTGCTGGCGCTGCCCGTCGGGTACATCGCGCGATTCGACGGCGATACGCTGCTCGGGATCGCCGACGCGCGGAATCGCGAAGTGTATTCACCGAAGCGCGCGCGGACCTGA
- a CDS encoding thiamine biosynthesis protein: protein MPDSITRPRRLWTVLFVASLAACSRGSAPSEVSSPSGGSSGSTEAAAGSGASASANTPPRRSPRLDDPRWQRAMDDDPAGLQALADALGAAGLVEALGDGGAILRTALSALPLADDADLALGVLGKRALAATDEERGPTLEAVLGVAGRPATARDPLDPEGASEAGAAVLSIAANPALPREHRALAVSAARALAEKKILDPAKIPGDLDPP, encoded by the coding sequence ATGCCGGATTCGATCACGCGCCCGAGGAGACTGTGGACCGTGCTTTTCGTGGCGAGCCTCGCCGCGTGCAGCCGCGGATCCGCGCCGTCGGAGGTGTCCTCGCCGTCGGGCGGTTCGTCGGGGTCGACCGAGGCGGCCGCGGGCTCAGGGGCGTCTGCTTCAGCGAACACGCCGCCGCGGAGGAGCCCGCGGCTCGACGATCCGCGCTGGCAGCGGGCGATGGATGACGATCCGGCGGGACTTCAAGCGCTCGCGGACGCGCTCGGCGCGGCGGGGCTCGTGGAGGCGCTCGGGGACGGCGGGGCGATCCTGAGGACGGCGCTCTCCGCCTTGCCGCTCGCGGACGACGCGGATCTCGCGCTCGGCGTGCTCGGCAAGCGGGCGCTCGCGGCGACGGACGAGGAGCGCGGGCCCACGCTCGAAGCCGTCCTCGGCGTGGCGGGCCGGCCCGCGACGGCGCGGGACCCGCTCGATCCGGAGGGCGCGTCGGAGGCGGGCGCGGCCGTGCTCTCGATCGCGGCAAACCCTGCGCTCCCGCGCGAGCACCGGGCGCTCGCGGTCTCGGCCGCGCGGGCGCTTGCCGAAAAGAAGATCCTCGACCCGGCGAAGATCCCCGGCGATCTCGATCCGCCCTGA